One Halarcobacter ebronensis genomic window carries:
- a CDS encoding GGDEF domain-containing protein: protein MEDSKIEKELDLSKIDFAYQPIINTQSGKTFAVEALIRNYQEIGFQSINDFFDYLANKEILFDYDIKLRKIAIKKFTLIDVPNLKLFYNIDNRFFTMPNRAFGKTAEILDELDLSSDRLCFELTEHNPFSDENLFQEAIQNYKKDNINIAIDDFGTGVSGLHLLYISDANFVKIDKFFITNIDIDQKKRLFCSSVVEMAHIMGIRVIAEGIERVEEYFTCKDIKVDYLQGYLFCRPTLNVNEVKKSYKNMSFFKKDKRLASNSIDKSFIEKIDAINEDSSLHDLFVYFKEHTKNTFVPIVNREKQILGAIYEVDIKQISYSQYGLSLAKNQSFKAKLKHYLRPVPEIDISWGIDKALEIFNMRNDAKGIFVSKDSKYYGFISLNNLLSLSYKRNLEIAQNQNPLTKLPGNNQIDDFIYNVFNNKYQSQIIYFDFNDFKPFNDTYGFRLGDRAILMFSEILQKNLSRESFIAHIGGDDFFVGFINSTFEYVNEVIAHIQSEFEISVQSLYNEEDIKKGFITAKDRFGVERDFKLLSVSCAIIEICKKSSLENLNSKLGEFKKLSKRVDYPFGVCLDM, encoded by the coding sequence ATTGAGGATTCTAAGATAGAAAAGGAACTAGACCTAAGCAAAATAGATTTTGCTTATCAACCTATTATAAACACACAATCTGGAAAAACTTTCGCTGTTGAAGCCTTAATAAGAAACTATCAAGAGATTGGTTTCCAGTCAATTAATGACTTTTTTGACTACCTTGCAAACAAAGAGATACTCTTTGATTATGATATAAAATTAAGAAAAATTGCTATAAAAAAATTTACTCTTATTGATGTACCAAATCTAAAACTTTTTTACAATATTGATAATAGATTTTTCACCATGCCAAATAGAGCATTTGGTAAAACAGCTGAAATATTAGATGAACTGGACTTAAGTAGTGATAGACTCTGTTTTGAGCTAACAGAACATAATCCTTTTAGCGATGAAAATCTTTTTCAAGAGGCAATTCAAAACTATAAAAAAGATAATATAAATATTGCAATTGATGATTTTGGTACAGGAGTATCAGGTCTTCATCTTCTTTATATTTCAGATGCAAATTTTGTTAAAATAGATAAATTTTTTATTACAAATATTGATATAGATCAGAAAAAAAGGCTTTTTTGCTCTTCAGTTGTTGAAATGGCTCATATAATGGGCATAAGAGTTATTGCAGAAGGGATTGAAAGAGTTGAAGAGTACTTTACTTGTAAAGATATTAAAGTTGATTACCTCCAAGGTTACCTTTTTTGTAGACCAACTCTAAATGTAAATGAAGTAAAAAAGAGCTACAAAAATATGAGTTTTTTCAAAAAAGACAAAAGATTAGCAAGTAATAGTATTGACAAATCTTTTATAGAAAAAATTGATGCAATAAATGAAGACTCTTCACTCCATGATCTATTCGTATATTTTAAAGAGCATACAAAAAATACTTTTGTACCAATTGTAAATAGAGAAAAACAGATTTTAGGAGCTATATATGAAGTTGATATAAAACAGATATCTTATTCTCAATATGGTCTCTCTTTAGCAAAAAATCAATCTTTTAAAGCTAAATTAAAACACTATTTAAGACCTGTTCCAGAGATTGATATTAGTTGGGGTATTGATAAAGCTTTAGAGATATTTAATATGAGAAACGATGCAAAAGGTATTTTTGTTAGTAAAGATTCTAAATATTATGGTTTTATAAGCCTTAATAATCTTCTTTCACTCTCATATAAAAGAAATCTTGAAATAGCTCAAAACCAAAATCCTTTGACTAAACTTCCAGGGAATAATCAAATTGATGATTTTATCTATAATGTTTTTAACAATAAATATCAATCACAGATTATCTATTTTGATTTTAATGATTTCAAACCATTTAATGACACCTACGGCTTTAGACTTGGAGATAGAGCAATACTTATGTTTTCAGAGATTCTTCAAAAAAATCTCTCAAGGGAGAGTTTTATAGCACATATTGGTGGAGATGACTTTTTTGTTGGTTTTATTAACTCAACTTTTGAATATGTAAATGAAGTTATCGCGCATATTCAAAGTGAATTCGAAATTAGTGTACAAAGTCTATATAATGAAGAGGATATAAAAAAAGGATTTATTACAGCAAAAGATAGATTTGGAGTAGAGAGAGATTTTAAACTGCTTAGTGTCTCTTGTGCAATTATTGAGATTTGCAAAAAAAGTAGTTTAGAAAATCTAAACTCAAAATTGGGTGAATTTAAAAAACTATCTAAAAGAGTTGATTATCCATTTGGAGTCTGTCTAGACATGTAA